Proteins encoded by one window of Polaribacter haliotis:
- a CDS encoding helix-turn-helix domain-containing protein: MIIRFKSSKLENEETVRSFNKDFEKSQLSEEEFTNFKKGVIGSVKEIHLNNAYMFFQDFDNETNEKHTLEIVNDQPVFLLQFVISGNVSFSIEDEASTLYTLNQNKYNLFYIPASKCIYKYINHKKKVLNIFFTETYLIKKMGACFVINSKKYKQSKKENQIYSFFNNGLTINSQLLIIVNEFLNCTFNGITKQSYLESKLTELVLIALATNNLNLITNKIREEDRENLIKTEQYIQANLKEELSIDKLSIMAGFNTSKFKSGFKEIYGLPVFKYITSLRIEKAIQLISNQNYTIAQASYEVGYKNPQHFTVAFKKKMGFLPSQLIK; the protein is encoded by the coding sequence ATGATAATTCGATTTAAAAGTTCAAAATTAGAGAATGAAGAAACCGTTCGGAGCTTTAATAAAGATTTTGAAAAATCTCAATTATCTGAAGAAGAATTTACCAATTTTAAAAAAGGAGTAATTGGCTCGGTTAAGGAAATACATCTTAACAATGCCTACATGTTTTTTCAAGATTTTGACAATGAAACAAATGAAAAACATACATTAGAAATAGTTAATGATCAACCTGTTTTTTTGCTTCAATTTGTTATTAGTGGAAATGTTTCTTTTTCTATTGAAGATGAAGCTAGTACGTTGTATACATTAAACCAAAACAAGTATAACTTATTTTATATTCCTGCTTCAAAATGTATATACAAGTACATAAATCATAAAAAAAAGGTTTTAAATATTTTTTTTACGGAAACTTATTTAATAAAAAAAATGGGAGCTTGTTTTGTAATAAATTCAAAAAAATACAAGCAATCAAAAAAAGAAAATCAGATTTATTCCTTTTTTAATAATGGTCTAACAATAAATAGTCAGCTTTTAATTATTGTAAATGAATTTCTTAATTGCACTTTTAATGGTATTACAAAGCAATCTTATTTAGAATCTAAATTAACAGAGTTGGTTTTAATAGCATTGGCAACTAATAATTTAAATCTTATAACCAATAAAATAAGAGAAGAAGATCGAGAAAATCTAATAAAAACAGAACAATATATTCAAGCTAATTTAAAAGAAGAATTAAGTATAGACAAATTATCTATTATGGCTGGTTTTAATACCTCTAAATTTAAAAGTGGTTTTAAAGAAATTTATGGACTACCTGTTTTTAAATATATTACTTCTTTAAGAATTGAAAAAGCAATTCAACTAATTTCTAATCAAAATTATACCATTGCGCAAGCCTCATATGAGGTAGGTTATAAAAATCCTCAACATTTTACAGTTGCTTTTAAAAAGAAAATGGGCTTTTTACCTAGCCAATTAATTAAATAA
- a CDS encoding metallophosphoesterase codes for MSSNFRISRAFKNAKRICFNADSKFVFFSDSHRGNNGFADDFARNRNMFKHALEHYYNNDFTYIELGDGDELWENRRFERIFRANKHIYMWLKKFHEQNRLHFIWGNHDMKYKNPATIRKNLHYYYDSVSDTKKELLIGASFSEAIFLEDENTGKGIFLLHGHQADWFNYVFWRLSSFLVKVLWKPLQILGFSDPTSPAQNFKERIKVEYKLEKWIQENNNQMMITGHTHRPRFPDKNEIPFFNDGSCVHPRSITGIEIENNEICLIKWHIITKENGTMQIIRTVLEGPESLTHYMQ; via the coding sequence ATGTCTTCTAATTTTAGAATTTCTCGTGCTTTTAAAAACGCAAAAAGAATTTGTTTTAATGCAGATTCTAAATTTGTGTTTTTTAGCGATTCTCACAGAGGAAACAATGGTTTTGCTGATGATTTTGCAAGAAATAGAAACATGTTTAAACATGCTTTAGAGCATTATTACAACAATGATTTTACCTATATTGAGTTAGGTGATGGAGACGAATTGTGGGAAAACAGACGTTTCGAACGCATTTTTAGAGCCAATAAACATATTTATATGTGGCTAAAAAAGTTTCATGAACAAAACAGATTGCATTTTATCTGGGGAAATCATGATATGAAATATAAAAATCCTGCAACAATCCGTAAGAACTTACACTATTATTACGACTCTGTATCAGACACAAAAAAAGAACTTTTAATTGGTGCTTCTTTTTCTGAAGCCATTTTTTTAGAAGATGAAAACACAGGAAAAGGAATTTTTCTGTTGCATGGTCATCAAGCAGATTGGTTTAATTATGTATTTTGGAGATTGAGTAGTTTTTTAGTGAAAGTACTATGGAAACCGCTACAAATATTAGGTTTTTCCGACCCAACTTCTCCTGCGCAAAACTTTAAAGAACGCATAAAAGTTGAATACAAATTAGAAAAATGGATTCAAGAAAACAACAATCAAATGATGATTACTGGCCATACACACAGACCACGTTTTCCTGATAAAAATGAAATTCCGTTTTTTAATGATGGAAGCTGTGTGCACCCAAGATCTATTACAGGAATTGAAATAGAAAACAACGAAATTTGCCTCATAAAATGGCACATTATCACAAAAGAAAACGGAACTATGCAAATTATTAGAACTGTTTTAGAAGGACCAGAAAGTTTAACTCACTATATGCAATAA
- a CDS encoding TonB-dependent receptor: MDIKLFFLTFVIALSTYSQESQHTVSGNVVDNFGNPLFGASVVLGNNLRTTITGEDGRYILKFIPNGNYLVKVSYLGFISSYREISLENTSNKKLTINFTLTESVEGLKGVSIKTKTEKTKKETQGFAVNVIKTKDVSLRNIQTNELLNTTVGVKIRQNGGLGSDVNYSLNGLSGNAVRIFIDGIPISMYGSSYNLNSIPPSMIKNIEIYKGVVPGHLSDDALGGAINIVLNNDDKTNLNASISYGSFNTTQANVNGLYRLKKSGFTVKSAIFHNYSDNDYKVSGRSVVDTGLGGVQTPITAKRFNDAYKSTGVLFQTGYTDVKWANQFLIGLNASKDYKEVQHGAFMTITPYKGRFLKSDALLANIIYKKKNLFTNGLDVNINGLYGKRNRAVNDTLAAAYSWTGERAIDYKGDEYDYTWGSQQEGGPTLAKIKRNVASIRTGLSYAVNKQHKILANHVYSGVDREDSDVLVSVLENTFKGTRNIYKNIYSLTYEFTAFENRLRTSVFGKHYQQKTTSIDPEIKTDANGVKSIVDEVVSSNVYQDGYGFAASYAITPVVTLLASAEKAVRLPDETEVFGNDGDNVVANPTINPEQSKNYNLGFRFGTFNIKNHDFSISTNVFTRNIKDRIGLPLETSFNVDDELIVYVNQGSGTSKGIDAQLSYTYNRNFGLNFNISRFDLKIINNNVEIDVPNTPFYTMNGSLRYSFKNLIQKESRLNIFYSMYFTDEFSYLVPQGSNTVGNDFFKIPQQLAQDFGLSYSFPNKKLVASFDIKNIFDKPVFDNLSVQKPGRAFYIKLNYTINKFN; encoded by the coding sequence GTGGATATAAAATTATTTTTCTTAACGTTTGTTATAGCGCTATCAACATATTCTCAAGAGAGTCAACATACAGTTTCAGGAAATGTAGTTGATAACTTTGGAAATCCATTATTTGGAGCTTCGGTAGTTCTTGGTAACAATTTACGAACTACAATTACAGGAGAAGATGGTAGATATATTCTTAAATTTATTCCAAATGGAAACTATTTAGTTAAGGTATCATATTTGGGTTTTATTTCAAGTTATAGAGAAATAAGTCTAGAAAATACCAGCAATAAAAAGCTAACCATAAATTTTACATTAACGGAAAGTGTAGAGGGTTTAAAGGGAGTAAGTATTAAAACTAAAACAGAAAAAACTAAAAAAGAAACACAAGGCTTTGCAGTAAATGTTATTAAAACCAAAGATGTAAGTCTTAGAAACATACAAACTAACGAATTATTAAACACAACAGTTGGTGTAAAAATTCGTCAAAATGGTGGTTTGGGTTCCGATGTTAATTACAGTTTAAATGGTTTATCTGGCAATGCAGTAAGAATTTTTATAGATGGTATTCCTATTTCTATGTATGGATCTTCTTACAATTTAAACAGTATTCCTCCATCAATGATTAAGAACATTGAAATTTATAAAGGTGTTGTTCCTGGTCATTTGTCTGATGATGCTTTGGGAGGCGCAATTAACATTGTACTTAATAATGATGATAAAACAAACTTAAATGCATCTATTTCTTACGGGTCATTTAATACCACGCAAGCAAATGTTAATGGTTTGTATCGATTAAAAAAATCTGGATTTACAGTAAAATCAGCAATTTTTCATAATTATTCTGATAATGATTATAAAGTATCTGGAAGAAGTGTTGTAGATACTGGTTTAGGAGGTGTACAAACACCAATTACAGCTAAAAGGTTTAATGATGCCTATAAATCTACAGGAGTACTATTTCAAACTGGTTACACAGATGTAAAGTGGGCAAATCAATTCTTAATTGGCTTAAATGCATCTAAAGATTATAAAGAAGTACAACATGGTGCTTTTATGACCATAACACCCTACAAAGGCAGGTTTTTAAAATCAGATGCCTTATTAGCAAATATAATCTATAAAAAGAAAAACCTTTTTACTAATGGACTAGATGTTAATATAAACGGTTTATATGGTAAAAGAAACCGAGCTGTAAATGATACTCTTGCAGCAGCTTATAGTTGGACCGGAGAAAGAGCTATAGATTATAAAGGTGATGAATACGATTATACTTGGGGTTCCCAACAAGAAGGAGGCCCAACGTTAGCAAAAATTAAAAGAAATGTAGCGTCTATAAGAACAGGGCTTTCTTATGCTGTTAATAAGCAGCATAAAATTTTAGCAAACCATGTTTATAGTGGTGTAGATAGAGAAGATAGTGATGTTTTAGTTTCTGTATTAGAAAATACTTTTAAAGGTACTCGAAATATTTACAAAAACATATACTCTTTAACCTATGAGTTTACAGCTTTTGAAAATAGATTAAGAACAAGCGTATTTGGAAAACATTATCAACAAAAAACTACAAGTATAGATCCAGAAATAAAAACGGACGCTAACGGAGTTAAAAGTATTGTAGACGAAGTTGTAAGTAGCAATGTATACCAAGATGGCTATGGTTTTGCAGCTTCTTATGCAATTACACCAGTAGTTACTTTATTGGCTTCTGCAGAAAAAGCAGTGCGTTTACCAGATGAAACAGAAGTTTTTGGTAATGATGGAGATAATGTTGTGGCAAACCCAACTATAAATCCAGAACAAAGTAAAAACTATAATTTAGGTTTTAGATTTGGAACCTTCAATATAAAAAACCATGATTTTTCTATTTCTACAAATGTTTTTACTCGAAATATTAAAGATAGAATTGGCTTACCTCTAGAAACCTCTTTTAATGTTGATGATGAATTAATAGTATACGTAAATCAAGGAAGCGGAACTTCTAAAGGTATAGATGCACAATTAAGTTATACTTATAACAGAAATTTTGGTTTAAATTTTAATATATCTCGTTTCGATTTAAAAATTATAAATAATAATGTAGAAATAGATGTACCAAACACACCTTTTTATACAATGAACGGTAGTTTACGATACTCTTTTAAAAATTTAATTCAAAAAGAATCTAGATTAAACATTTTCTACTCTATGTATTTTACAGATGAGTTTTCTTACCTAGTACCTCAAGGATCCAATACAGTTGGTAATGATTTTTTTAAAATACCTCAACAACTAGCTCAAGATTTTGGTCTTAGTTATTCATTTCCAAACAAGAAACTTGTTGCTAGTTTCGATATTAAAAACATATTCGATAAACCTGTATTTGACAATTTATCTGTACAAAAACCTGGAAGAGCTTTTTACATAAAATTAAATTACACAATCAATAAATTTAACTAA
- a CDS encoding DUF2271 domain-containing protein, producing the protein MKLYKFVLGIFCLSFMAFTTIKNIELTSKYKCMVQLKNYEGEGAYVVVSIVDKDNNYIKTLHILGDDEKWYPDIPTWWSFFETAKDTQVDAISGATIAGGERAIFTIQLDKSDLTAGNKLRFETSVEHQDYFEKDLEILLESENLKNKFEGTGYIRYVRIIPN; encoded by the coding sequence ATGAAACTTTATAAATTTGTTCTTGGAATATTTTGTTTGTCATTTATGGCTTTTACAACCATAAAAAACATCGAACTTACATCGAAATACAAATGTATGGTTCAGTTAAAAAACTATGAAGGAGAAGGCGCTTATGTTGTGGTATCAATAGTGGATAAAGACAATAATTATATAAAAACGCTACATATTTTAGGCGATGATGAAAAGTGGTATCCAGATATACCAACATGGTGGTCTTTTTTTGAAACCGCAAAAGATACCCAAGTAGATGCAATTTCAGGAGCAACTATTGCTGGAGGAGAACGTGCTATTTTTACTATTCAGTTAGATAAATCTGATTTAACAGCAGGAAATAAATTAAGATTTGAAACGTCTGTAGAACATCAAGATTATTTTGAAAAAGATTTAGAAATTTTGTTAGAAAGTGAAAACTTAAAAAACAAATTTGAAGGCACAGGATATATTCGTTACGTTAGAATTATACCAAACTAA
- a CDS encoding ankyrin repeat domain-containing protein: MKKLIILLLLIVPIFVFSQRGQGQQNTNEFHNRDFWKTQPDVATVKQKIKEGNDPVKPNKEAFDALCYAIMANAPLATIEYLLSLPGNNINKSTHDGRSYLMWAGSAGNIETMKLLLSKGADTKVVGSHGFNWFTFTVNAGHKNTDIYDLMIANGVDLKETNRAGANAILLIAPHSNDGKVIEYFKKKGLDIKATDKKENNLLFYAAKGGNIDLIKKYIAKGFDYKKLNADGENIVLFASHGGRRSSNPLKVYQYFDSLGLNMILTNNNSENALHNIALNTKDVNIVDFFIKKGVNIHQQNKVGNTPFLNAAKGNNLLVLEKLAPLSKNINQQNKEGFSAIIYATQSMNIEAFNFLKQNGANVNTVDAEGNNLYYHLFNAFSRRNSKTFTAFEKALATAKVSFKNASKNENLLHIAIAKGENKIIKKALELGANINQKNNDGLTPLHLTAMKAKDVKLLQLLISKGADKKILTDFNESAFDLAKENELLSKSDITFLKQS, encoded by the coding sequence ATGAAAAAATTAATCATTTTACTATTGTTAATAGTTCCAATTTTTGTTTTCTCACAAAGAGGACAAGGACAGCAAAACACCAACGAATTTCATAACAGAGATTTTTGGAAAACGCAACCAGATGTTGCAACCGTAAAGCAAAAAATTAAAGAAGGTAATGATCCTGTAAAACCAAATAAAGAGGCTTTTGATGCTCTTTGTTATGCTATTATGGCAAATGCTCCTTTAGCAACAATTGAGTATTTATTGTCTTTACCAGGTAACAATATTAATAAATCGACTCATGATGGTAGAAGTTATTTAATGTGGGCAGGTTCCGCTGGCAATATAGAAACCATGAAACTATTATTAAGTAAAGGTGCTGATACAAAAGTAGTAGGTAGCCATGGTTTTAATTGGTTTACGTTTACGGTAAATGCAGGTCATAAAAATACAGATATTTACGATTTAATGATTGCAAATGGTGTCGATTTAAAAGAAACTAACCGAGCAGGAGCAAATGCAATTTTATTAATAGCACCACATAGTAATGACGGAAAAGTTATTGAGTATTTTAAGAAAAAAGGATTAGATATTAAAGCAACAGATAAAAAAGAAAACAATCTTTTGTTTTATGCTGCTAAAGGTGGGAATATCGATTTAATAAAAAAATACATCGCTAAAGGTTTTGACTATAAAAAATTGAATGCTGATGGAGAAAATATCGTGCTTTTTGCAAGTCATGGAGGAAGACGAAGTAGTAACCCACTTAAGGTTTACCAATATTTTGATTCTTTAGGTTTGAATATGATATTAACAAATAACAACTCTGAAAATGCTTTACATAATATTGCATTAAATACTAAAGATGTTAATATTGTTGACTTTTTTATAAAAAAAGGAGTTAACATTCATCAACAAAATAAAGTAGGAAATACTCCTTTTTTAAATGCTGCAAAAGGAAATAATCTTTTAGTTTTAGAAAAATTAGCACCATTATCTAAAAACATCAATCAACAAAACAAAGAAGGTTTTTCTGCTATAATTTATGCAACACAAAGTATGAATATAGAGGCTTTTAATTTTTTAAAACAAAATGGAGCAAATGTGAATACTGTTGATGCTGAAGGAAACAACTTATATTATCATTTATTTAATGCTTTTAGTAGAAGAAATAGCAAAACATTTACTGCTTTTGAAAAGGCTTTAGCAACTGCAAAAGTTTCATTTAAAAATGCTTCAAAAAACGAAAATTTACTACACATTGCAATTGCAAAAGGCGAAAATAAAATAATAAAAAAAGCTTTAGAATTGGGCGCAAATATTAATCAAAAAAATAACGATGGATTAACACCATTACATTTAACGGCAATGAAAGCTAAAGATGTAAAATTGTTACAACTTTTAATAAGCAAAGGCGCAGATAAAAAAATTCTTACCGATTTTAACGAAAGTGCTTTTGATTTAGCTAAAGAAAACGAACTGTTAAGCAAAAGTGATATTACATTTTTAAAACAATCTTAA